GGTTTAGCCAAGACAGTTTCAAATTATACAGGCATGATTCATCTGTGTTCGTAAATTCGGTAATTGATCAGTCGGTTGAAATACTATCATAGTAACATATGTTAATTAAAACACTCTATTCTGGTCTAATTGATACCAAGAGTCTTCTAATTTATGTTTTCAGCATATGCAAAAAAAGATGTTCCATCTTTGCTTGATAAGGTATCACGGCTCAGACATATTGGTAAAGGCGGAAGCACAAAACTAAATGATCAGAGCATCTATACTGTGAAGGATCTTCTAAAACTCCTAAACACAAATCCAGAAAGACTCTATAAGGTGACATTACAATTCGCTTTCATCTTATTTCAGCAATTTTTGAGTGTATACTGTGCGCTACCATATGAATTATTGCCTATTCAATGCAAAAATTTAATAGGAAGGTAAAGAATTAAGAGACCAGAAATTGGTAAACTAAGCTCGGAAAGAGTATGCGATGAAGAAAATGGGAAAGAAGAGAGTGTTCCTTACTCGGCAGGTTCCACGAATAACAAGCATAAAAATTGCCAAATTAGAGTGGCTCATTTATCTTATTTCCTATGATTTTTCTTGTATTATTCATCTCTCTCATCCATACCCCCCTTCATTAAGTTCATTACTGTCCATTTTCCATTATTATAACTCCTAACTATTGTTTCATTAAATCGTCGCAACTATTAAAATAACTTGGTAATttgaaaattttgagaaatttaATATCTTTTCTGATTTGTTAGAAAGAAGGCATGTACGAGGGTTCAGTTTCAATCAACTACACGAGTCACTTTTTCACATTGCAATTCTGTTAAAGTTTTAATGGACCGTGAGTATCTCGTATCACCTACAATTAGGTTAGTTCGTATCACATTGCCTGTTCCTTGTGTACTTTTGTTGTGCTTATATGTATTTATAAATGGATATCACAAACATATAGAAAAGCACAATTGATGCCTACTCTGGACTGTGGTAATGATCACAACagattaaaaaaaattctgatgCCTGTTATGGTCAATGACTCGTTATCATAAAAAAATGTGCAGATTCTTAAAGTTAGCTCTAAGATATGGGAGGAAATAACAGACCATGCGAAGACATGTCTAATTGATGAAGAAGTATACATGTACATTGATCATAATTCACAACAAAAAAGTGGAGTTGTATTTGATGTCATCGGACAGGTGAAGGGATTACTTAAGGGATCCCAGTACTTACCTATGGATATGCTATCCGATACTGAACAGGCATGTTTATCCTGTTTCTTATACACATCAATCTCTCCCTTTTTTTTATCTGTTGAgtctaatatgttttatgttatttttattttgtaaCAGAAGAATGCCCAAAAATTAGTAGCAAGTGCATTTGATCGGTGGGAAGACgtaagcagatatgatgatgaGAACTCTTTTATGGAAAGCTTGCCTCACGAATTGGAGTCAACAATGATAGAAATTCCTAGTCCATATATCAACCAGGATTTTCTGTTCGATTTATGTGAGCAAGCAGGCATTTCATCATATGGTACCAGTACTTCCCTTACTGGTGAGGAATTTCTGCAATCCTTGAACTTCAATGAGCAACATGTACAGCTCAATCCAGAACTAAATCCTAAACTGTTATGGAAAAGGGTTATTTGTGTTATACGTGTTTCAAGGTGTTTCATGATACGAAAAAGGGTTGGATCCTTAGAAAGGGACCGTGTCAACAAAAAACAGAAGATCTCATAACATGTGTAGAAACAGAGCCTCAACTCATAGTTGCGTTGTAGTTTAATACTAGTCTCATAGGTGCTGCCGTATAAGATACGTGCAAATCAGGGGAGCAGAATGTTGGATTTCGATGCAGCAAAGGTACAGGAGAACATAGAAAACATTCTTTAGTTATGTATAGTCAAGCATGTAGGTGTTTCTCCTTACTTATAATGCAAAACCTTGGCTTAAAAGGCGAAGCTCTACCAAATATAGACTTGGTAATTAAGCATGTAGGTGTTTCTTCTTTTAAAAGAAGAATGTTGAATTCTGTAAGGCTCGTTCTTGTAGTGTTGTACATACTCATTTGTAACATAAATTGTAATTAAACTGCAAAATATGTTTGCTTTGGGTTACATTAAATATGTTTGCAAAATTTGTAACATACCAAGTTTAATGATGAACTCTGCAGAGGATTTACTCTCATTAACTCTTGTTTCTTTTATTAAGTCTTCATCAAAATGATTTGAGCGTATGTGAATAGTTTTGTAGATGAAATATTTGTATCAGATTTGTGTTTTTGTCTGGGAATTTTCTTAGTCCCCTGTTCTCTGAAGTTGTTTTATTGGCATGGGTTCTTCAGATGAAATTTTAAACGTTTGTGTTCTACTTGATTTATTATAGCAACTAGCTTATGTATCATATTTATTAAAATATGGGGGCAAAATAGTAAATTTTTTTACACGGCCGAGCTCGAACTTGAAATTACTCGGCTCATAAGGTTT
The Apium graveolens cultivar Ventura unplaced genomic scaffold, ASM990537v1 ctg1582, whole genome shotgun sequence DNA segment above includes these coding regions:
- the LOC141699964 gene encoding calmodulin-binding protein 60 A-like: MNPRMSTPGQSDVPVNMELQQNYNTSEDDDSTSIFDIRRKERLELLIVRTIQRVIGPIMGDLVRKVVKEEIELVQENLIRRLQCNLSRQGSTSEPRYLRLKFLDNVKSPVLTSSKIEGEDGTSINLALVDSLSGKVVKIGPEAAAKVEILVLEGDYAGHEGRNGNLDDFNNRVVREMEGKKSVLQGTTTLKLKEGISSIDNISFTQNSIWMRNSKFCLGARAVNSFPGTTIEPAKTESFNLKDNRTKSYAKKDVPSLLDKVSRLRHIGKGGSTKLNDQSIYTVKDLLKLLNTNPERLYKILKVSSKIWEEITDHAKTCLIDEEVYMYIDHNSQQKSGVVFDVIGQVKGLLKGSQYLPMDMLSDTEQKNAQKLVASAFDRWEDVSRYDDENSFMESLPHELESTMIEIPSPYINQDFLFDLCEQAGISSYGTSTSLTGEEFLQSLNFNEQHVQLNPELNPKLLWKRVICVIRVSRCFMIRKRVGSLERDRVNKKQKIS